A window of Danio aesculapii chromosome 16, fDanAes4.1, whole genome shotgun sequence genomic DNA:
ACTATTTTAGAAGTAGCCTATAGCAGATCAGCAAATCTCACGACTAAACAGACATCTGAGTGAGTGATGCAGAATCTGCTGATGTAGAATAATCCACTGTTGTCAATTCTGCTTAGATACATGTAAacttaataaatgtaaacaaatgtataatttatctatttaattgATCTCCTTCATACCTTGCAAACTTGTTTATATCACCACACCTTCTCTaacactcaggtcttcttcttctattcacctcactgttccacgccttgtcaccatggggaacaGACCCTTCAGCCACTCTGttcctcagctttggaattcacttcctcctgatctccgtaatttagactctctttcacaatttaaatccaaactcaaaacacatctgtttagaacagcttTTTCACTTTAACCCGACTGCGTGTCATGtaaggcgcctttaaataaaatgcattattatgattaatattcttattattattatttgtccaaTTATATAGTTGATTAACTGAGTAACATTTGTTACATCAGCAACTGCTTCAACATGTTTTTTAAGCATGTAAATCACATTTACTCCAGTCTCGATGTTACAGGGAGGCTTTAGTGAGTACAGAACAGGAACTAAAAAAAGCATCTTTTACATTTGTACTTTTCTtcttattaaatattgtattttcaaACAGCTGTTGGATCAACTTTCTGATTGTTGATTTCTCGACTTCTCTGGCTTTTGCTGCAGAGCTGTTGTGGTGGAGCTGGACATGAAAGGCAAGGGAACCAAGACATTTGTGGAAGAAAGGTAAAAACCTGAATCCAAAATATATGGTGAGATGATATTACTAGCACTACAGAAATCAGATAACACATTGTGCAGTAAAAATGACTGCtttttatgtatgttttgtaTGATCTGAAATATCTGCAGACTGGTGTGCGCACGGAGAATAAAGAAGTAGAACGTGAGGAACTGTGCCTGATCATTGCCTGAGATTCCACCCGGTACCTGTGTGAAAATGAAACTGGATGATGAAACAGACTGGGTGAAATCCAACACTATATTGGAAAGGCATGAGACACCGTGGTCTTACCTTGTTCAGTCCGagactgaaatactcagacaaaaCCGATGACAACTAATGACCCCAGGCAGTCAGTGATAGGGAACAGTCACTGGTACACATGGAAACTACTGTTTAAGATCAACATGTGACCACTGCACCTAATAGTGCCAGAGATGAACAATCAGAAGCTTGCTTGAGTCTGATTCTAGCCACATTACAATAACTTCGCAAAAGAAGCTGAAAACCAGGTCTGGATGTACTGTCACTGTACCACAGAGATTGTGAATTAGAAAAAGTAAAATTGTTTTTTGTTATAACCTACAATAATTCCCTGTTCAATGTTACTAATGTTAAGTAACTCATAAGAAGGCCTACACAGATACTGTGtgagcagaaatctgcagatttacgtTGAGTGTTAGCCAATCCCTGAGTCTGTTTATGTACTTGTGTAAATTTTTCAATTtgatttcaataatattattgactaatatggaaatgttcatatgatttatttacaatacagtttgtaaagtaatattttctgttttttagtagatatattatatgagggacttgctttgtttaccaatgaaGTGGATCTAactgaatttgcattgtaaacattaaataaaagtaaaaaaaaaacgtattattttgaatatactcccaaaatcattccgcatgaatccactgatttttttttttaacaaaattctgcacagaaatagcaaaaaatgcctGCAGTTTCTGTCTGGCCCTTCTCATAAGGAAGAGTGATGTGgtataatcagttaaatggtGTTACTGTCAATGTTCCTCTTTTCCAATAGATGGCAATAGAAGGTTATGTTACTATGAgcaccagtggttctcaattcccctcccaagtggtgctcactgcagagccacttgggcagagctgagctccagcaaggggaagcttgagctccagctcctccttccttgcacttctttcACAAGTGATGTCAcggggggttggggttaggggtggggtgggtgtacgcattaaaacagcttacaggaaGAGGAcaagagctcaagctccccctcgctggagctcaaatggctctgcagcgagcagtgtccaCCCCCCATGTATATTATGCAGCTAAATAAGGCATACTTTTATTTTGGTCTACACTAATTTTAGTATATATCTGTAACCCCATTTGTTGCAAAGGCTGCTTATTATTTGAtgacttttataaagtaatttttgGACCACAAAGTTCCAAAGGTTAGCTTAAAAAAGTAAAAGCAGTATGGAGATACAGAACAATCTGAGTAGTAACATTTTTATTAGTGTGGGAAGAATTTTGTAGTCAGTGCAGAGTGCCTTTATTAATTAAAAACGTGTAATGCACAGCcaagtaaaatgttttataccaaacaaaacatgaaaaaaatgacaaaacattgAACATATTCCTCATATAAAGATCTttcttatctttttaaaaatatttcttgttCAATTGTAATTAGAATAGCACACATACTGCTTTGGAGGGTGGCACGGGGTTTCATACattcagtggatagcactgtggcctcacagcaagaaggtttgagTCGTGAATCGAaggtttgctggttcgagtcccagctggtttgagtcctggctttctgtgtggagtttgcatgttctccctgtgttcgtgtgggtttcctccaggctgTAATTGGCTGTAAGGTATGAGTAGGTGTTTGAATGCAAGAGTGcacatgtttaatgcagcggatgtccttccagccacaacccatctctcggaaacatccatacacactcattcacacacatacactaaggacaatttagcctacccaattcacctataccgcatgcctttggactgtgggggaaactggagcacccggaggacacccacgagaaccagggagagcatgcaaactccacacagaaacgccaactgacccagccgaggctcgaaccagcaaccttcttgctgtgaggcgacagtactacctactgcgccactgtgtcaccctataTCCTTATAATATGAGGATAATTATCTTGCATTTAATGagcttgtaaaatatatattatacaaaatcGTTTTCAGTGAATCCAGCTTGAACCGCCTCTTGAATGCTCTTGATTTGCTCTGGAGTAGCAGCAGGCAGAATGGCAAGCAATTCCCGACTGATTGTTTCCTGTCTCTTTTTAGACTTATCGTAAAACTCCTTTATATTCTTCTCCACAAGCCTTGAGATGGCTTTCTGTGCCACATCACAGGCGTTCTGGAGCTGTTGTCGCTCATGCTCAAATTCTGGCTTGTTTTTATCCATGGCCATCAGTTTGCCCAGTGAGCTGACTCGATCCATCAGGTACCTGCTGGAAACATCTGTGTATGTCGTAGAGATCATATGGACCAGACTAGCAATGTTACTGGCTTGGAAGGCCTGAGCGTAGAGCAGATCTTTTGAGAAGAGCTTGCTATTGTAGGAAAGGGTTTGTGTTTTCTCAGATGTGGAGACAAAGTTTTTGAGAGTTTTGCTCAGTCTGGTTTTCACAATGGCAGAAACCATCTGAAAGAAGTGAACCATCTTCTCCCACTGCTCCTTCACTCTACCCATGGCATCCATTCCTTTGGCCAGCATCTCTATGGTGGTTTTGAAGTCGATCTCTTTCAGGTCACAGTTTCTCATCGTGATCAGGATTTCAGTCAGTTCTTTCTGGTTGTTCTCAAGGTTCTCCACACATTTCTCATAGGTCTCTCTGGTCTTGTTCAGCTGAGCTTGGGTCTGCATTATGGTGAATCTTGCATTCTGTGAGGCTTTCTGTGCAGGACTCATGTTCTCTGACTTGATTGCTTCTTTATACATCATTGGTGGCTTTGGAGAAATGGCTGGAGAATTTGTCGCATCTTTGCTTTTGCAGTCAAAAACCCGTGCAAGCTGGATCAGTTCCAAAACCTCCTTTATAATCTTCTTACTTTTGTTTTTCTCACATTCGCCATCACGTGCATAACGTTCCAGCTCATTGCATATTTTCATGCCCATGCAGCACAGCTTCAGAGCCTGAAACTTACTTGAGCAGTCAGAGACTTGATTTAATTCTTCACTGATTCGTACAAACTGTTGTGCCATAAAATTAGTTTTTGCACAATTGTTCTTCTGATCAAAAAGATCTCTCCAGGCAATGTCATCATCCTCATGATTCACATTCATTAGCTGCTGGATAGTCTGGACACAACTTAAAATTGTAGCAGACTTACTGTATGCATTTATTTCAGCAACTACATCTCTCTCCTGATCTCTAATCTGGTTCACGGTACTAGCAATCTTTGTTGTTGCAGAACACACATTGCTGACTGGGTGGGTAATAAGAGATGCCATTCCATTAATCAGGCCTGTAACGCTCTGTGCTAATCCACCAACAAAGTCCATGCCAATCATTTCCCATCCACCAGGAAGAGAATCCAGAGCTTTCTTGTAGCTCTCTTGAGCCTCATCCAGTTGCTTCTCCACAGCTTTCGCTGCCTTCTCAGTCCTTTTCTTTGTTTCTTCTGATGACTGCTTCCTCAGTTTGCTCTCCTCAGTCTTCTTCTTGATTGCCTCCATTTCTTCCCCATAAAAGCAATTTGCATTCATACAGGCTTCCAGCAGCTCTTGGATGATATTGATGACATTACCAAAACTCTTTTCAGTAGCAGCAGACAGCGTCAGACATTCATCTGCGATCTCTCTGATATTGTCCATCTGATTGGGAAGAAGCGCTCTGACAACCTCATCATCATCTTGGAACAGAATCTTCACAGCATTCTTCATGTAATCTGGAACTTGGGCCGTATAAAGACGGATCTGATCCATGCTCGTATGGGCTTCATTAAACGCCCACCAACCAGTGTTGCACACTTGCATGAGGCAAGCACGGAAAGAATCGGGGTATTTGATGAATTTATAACCCTCTTTAGGAGGATTTTTATTGATAGAGAAATCTGTTAAGGATGAGATGAAAACCAGCTCTCCCAGAATGGCTATAGATAGAGGCGCTGGAGTCAGATACTTTCCCCAGTTGACATAGGGCTGCATTAATATTTCGATTTGCTCCCTCATGTCCTTAGCAGTGGTGAGGCTCTGAGTAGATTTTGATATTGCAGAACTCATGGCTTTCTTGTTGCTGCTCAAAACAAATgagaacaattaaaaaatactcACAAAAATGACTAAACACAAAATTATTGGACAGAATATTTATGAAATATGGTACAATTGGACTCCACAGTTGTCAGACTTTAAAGTGTTTAACTTTAAATGTCAGTGTTGATATGTAGCAGATGTGTGACTCCATGCCCATGTCCATTAGAGTCACTGTCTTTAATTTTGACTACTGCCAGCAATACAAGCAGCTCTCCATTTGCAAACTCTAAACTAAAACCTGTTAATTCAGAGGCAAACAAATAATTATGAATAGCCAGCAAATCTTTAGCCATCTACTAGGGACAGCTAGGCTATTAGAGGAGAGTTGACACTCTCAAGTTCAAGCAACTAAAAATAAAACGGACAGATGGCTTTTAAATACCAGAGACAGTTCACTAGGTAAACCATCTGACAAAAAAGAAGAGTGCCCAACTGAACTCTTATGACTATAAACCCTTCACAGGTCAAAAGGCATTTCTACACACTGCAAAAACCAAAGGCCTGTGTCCATCAAAACAACACCAGTATGATGCGCAGTGCATAACAAACAAATTTATATGTCATGCATCACAGTTAGCAACAAACCATGTccacagtatatgttttacagtgcTTGCAAACCTGGGAAACTGCTGCATCACTTACAAAACCAACATCCAAGATAAACTGGTTGACTTTTTTCACCAAGATTAATAAATCAAGAACAAACTATGAGCAGACCAACTGCTCTCCCAGTCAAAGCATTGTTTCATATGAACTGTTTCATGTGAAACCTGTGAcactgagtgtgtatgtgaagtttcagctcattataacccaaaaatattttcataactctttaaaactgtcCCTTttaaggctttgatccaaattgtgccgttttggtgactgtcgcatTCAAacgagattgtgctcccagccctctttttGAAAGAGGGAGGAGCGAAAGCAAAGTGGCTGCTTTTCACTCAGGGCAATCTCTGCTAATAAAGGAGAGATCGCGACTATTGGGCAGGACTTTCCCCCCTCTGATGAGATATACAAAGGGAGACTGTCAATCtggttttatcaagtgtgattataaaaaatttaatttatgaatttttaCCCTTAGTGgatggctatattcacacactgttaccacacaactgtgtttaaactggggctgtgcgatttggggaaaatatctaattgcaattttttatttattttttggacagATATTGTCATTGTGATttgatttacaatttaatttagtaGTCAAGCTTCATGTCAATTATCTGTAAACCGTGGCAtcaattctgtgacagctcttaaaaatgacctgtttttgttcagtgtctgtgactctgaaaccaaaatattcccataataCAAATGccgtttttctttgatattaatttgtctattaatccttctgaagcagcagatgccataatcccacttgtcagcgctttcccgtttgttttttgtttttttttatcattgtggGCATTGTTCAGttgctcaattctgattgggccGAATGAAAGTGTGCTTACTAAATTGGCTGGTAAGACTGTCAGACACGCATTCGCTCTGGGTGGGGAAAATGAAATAATACACatattttatattgcagcctcttgagATTAactaatcgcaatgtttcaaattgggATTGCGatttgattaatcgcacagccctagtttagTCCCCTTGCAAAAGTGGTATAAGTGCATAATATGTCTGTCAAATAGGGTGCTTattatatacaaacaaacaaaccaactggccctgtttcagaaaggaggttaagtgaaaactcagaatATGTTAGCCCTGAAAtcagagaaactctgggttttccatttcaaaatggcaggtttgtcaaactcaaGAAGGCatggtaagtcaagcctgttcctgaaagagaggtaactttaactcagagtcagttctTGTGGTAACTTACtttgtgaacctaacctggtcaggagcagagtttattctctaaactctgagtttctgtctcctcaccttttttaaagatgaagcggtatttctcgccttagccttacatttccacccacctatttttccTCATAAAAAAATCGGTTCatagaaacgccaagatgcacataacttttgaaaataggcataaaaacatatgcgcataacggAGTAGgagaaacacttttactgaacacattccagtatgtgtattaaaaatggtttgttataagagatcatatgatgatgaaaatgtgtgtgaatggacagaccagcaggctgagcacattgtaaaacatctgaaatgttgttttggtcattgtaaAATGCCTTGGAgcatgtcaagagcgtctgttctctgTGTCTCATGGTTTCAAACGCCACCATGCATTCATTGTGTGTCTGCATTGTATTCTGAGgtgaaagtaatttattaaataaagaaaagattcacgcagcttcttctaccgcagtaaattctgtttttactgttgatatttgatgCCAGACAATAAGGATGTGTCAATTTTGTTcgttttgactcgttggatggaaacaataccttcgacagggacatgtactgtaaccaGATTAATGAGATTATTACTCattctaaaacagttttttagtactgcttacattctaaatgtcatatcaacttCTCgatcaataataaaggcagaaacacaagtgcacttttaaatctattaaaactcaattttagaaagtttatcttaaactgatcaatgtgttttcccagtgatgggttgcagctggaagggcatccactgtgtaaaacatatgctggataagtaggtggctcattccgctgtggcaaccccagattaataaagagactaagccgaaaagaacatttatgtatttagttttttttttagtaaaataataaagaacaGGTTGTAAAATAAAAGCTATCACTTAAGAAAAAAAGGGGTGAATATGTTACAATTTTGTCCTATATTGCAAACGggtatttttgtaatattattttaatgtattatcttAATTAAACACATTCATTTAATGCAAACAATTTTCCTGTTCTCCAGTGGTGTTTTATGAACACAGTATTTTAGTGAGGAAAGAAACactttattattaccatttatcATAGCATTTGGCATAAAACTTTACAGAATTTGCCATTCACTTTGCCTTGTATCAGTTAAACCAATACAATAGTTTTTAATTAGAATAATCAAGCTAATGAATATTGAATTCCCTATATTGTTGTTCAGTGTGTGCGTGCAACACCACTGAGTTTGGTGTATACTAGTTTTGACCAGTTTTAATGTGGGCAGCATCAGCACTGTTATGTTCTGCAGTTTTACCTAAAACCGAGGACGACAAGACGTTTCATTCGCACTTGGAGAGCTGCTTGCATTATAACACAATTACAATAAGGCAAAATTCAATGAACAACTTTaatctacatttttaaaacagagcacaaataataatcaaattaataaaataataatataaataaatacacttaaacCATAGAATAGAAACACA
This region includes:
- the LOC130243083 gene encoding uncharacterized protein LOC130243083, with the translated sequence MSSAISKSTQSLTTAKDMREQIEILMQPYVNWGKYLTPAPLSIAILGELVFISSLTDFSINKNPPKEGYKFIKYPDSFRACLMQVCNTGWWAFNEAHTSMDQIRLYTAQVPDYMKNAVKILFQDDDEVVRALLPNQMDNIREIADECLTLSAATEKSFGNVINIIQELLEACMNANCFYGEEMEAIKKKTEESKLRKQSSEETKKRTEKAAKAVEKQLDEAQESYKKALDSLPGGWEMIGMDFVGGLAQSVTGLINGMASLITHPVSNVCSATTKIASTVNQIRDQERDVVAEINAYSKSATILSCVQTIQQLMNVNHEDDDIAWRDLFDQKNNCAKTNFMAQQFVRISEELNQVSDCSSKFQALKLCCMGMKICNELERYARDGECEKNKSKKIIKEVLELIQLARVFDCKSKDATNSPAISPKPPMMYKEAIKSENMSPAQKASQNARFTIMQTQAQLNKTRETYEKCVENLENNQKELTEILITMRNCDLKEIDFKTTIEMLAKGMDAMGRVKEQWEKMVHFFQMVSAIVKTRLSKTLKNFVSTSEKTQTLSYNSKLFSKDLLYAQAFQASNIASLVHMISTTYTDVSSRYLMDRVSSLGKLMAMDKNKPEFEHERQQLQNACDVAQKAISRLVEKNIKEFYDKSKKRQETISRELLAILPAATPEQIKSIQEAVQAGFTENDFV